From Methanosarcina lacustris Z-7289, one genomic window encodes:
- a CDS encoding ABC transporter permease — translation MLIPRLPIGDTVEFAVDWIEGNFGTFLDFISDQLDFLISGLKDVLLFLPPEIFILGISLLAYFAGKRNIKLAVGTAFGFFLIQNMGLWVLSIETLALVLSSALLTLVIGIPVGILCAKNETLYHVVKPLLDLMQTMPSFVYLIPALIFFGLGNVPGMIATVVFAMPPAIRLTNLGIRQVPKELIEVADAFGSTGWQKLAKVEIPVALPTIMAGVNQCIMLSLSMVVIAAMIGARGLGYQVLFGIQRVDISMGFEAGLAIVIIAVVLDRITQNLSPR, via the coding sequence ATGCTGATTCCCCGGCTCCCCATCGGAGACACGGTTGAATTTGCTGTGGACTGGATCGAAGGCAATTTCGGCACATTTCTTGACTTCATAAGCGATCAGCTTGATTTCCTGATATCGGGTTTAAAAGACGTGCTTCTTTTCCTGCCTCCGGAAATCTTCATCCTCGGAATTTCCCTGCTTGCCTACTTTGCGGGGAAGCGCAATATCAAGCTTGCAGTTGGGACTGCATTCGGTTTTTTCCTTATCCAGAATATGGGACTCTGGGTGCTCTCGATAGAGACGCTCGCCCTCGTGCTCTCCTCTGCTCTGCTTACCCTGGTTATAGGAATTCCCGTAGGGATCCTCTGTGCAAAAAACGAAACGCTTTACCATGTTGTAAAGCCCCTGCTTGACCTCATGCAGACCATGCCGTCTTTTGTGTACCTGATCCCCGCCCTGATCTTTTTTGGGCTCGGTAACGTCCCGGGTATGATCGCAACGGTTGTCTTTGCCATGCCCCCCGCAATAAGGCTTACCAACCTGGGAATCAGGCAGGTCCCAAAAGAGCTGATCGAGGTTGCAGATGCCTTTGGCTCCACGGGCTGGCAGAAGCTTGCAAAGGTGGAAATCCCTGTGGCTCTCCCTACCATAATGGCCGGGGTCAACCAGTGCATTATGCTTTCCCTTTCCATGGTCGTCATTGCAGCCATGATCGGAGCCAGAGGGCTCGGATACCAGGTCCTTTTCGGGATCCAGCGGGTGGACATCAGCATGGGCTTCGAAGCAGGGCTTGCTATTGTCATAATAGCGGTAGTCTTGGACCGGATCACCCAGAACCTCAGCCCCAGGTAA
- a CDS encoding glycine betaine ABC transporter substrate-binding protein translates to MTSIKLNPEGKKIGSILTIVLIIGLTLFAAGCAEQGDKAVEGTEASELSEPVKIGYVLWDGEIASTNVMQQVLKQAGYKDVEIIAVDAGPLYQGLADKQFDFTTSAWLPQTQANYWDTYGDRIDPVHANLEDCKIGLVVPSYVTINSIEELNANKDKFDGQIIGIDPGAGIMQISENAISDYGLGMELVSGSGAAMTASLKKAIDSEEWVVVTLWSPHWAFNRWDLKYLDDPKGVYGDADHVETLAKLGLKEEKPNLYGILTRFQWTHEDIQAVMVDIESGMAPEEAAANWVGNNTETVNGWIGEK, encoded by the coding sequence TTGACCAGTATAAAATTAAACCCTGAAGGAAAAAAGATTGGATCGATTCTTACAATCGTTCTGATCATAGGGCTTACCCTCTTTGCGGCAGGCTGTGCAGAACAAGGGGATAAAGCTGTAGAAGGAACAGAGGCATCAGAGTTAAGTGAGCCTGTGAAAATAGGATATGTCCTATGGGACGGTGAGATTGCAAGCACCAATGTGATGCAGCAGGTTCTCAAACAGGCAGGGTATAAAGATGTGGAAATCATTGCAGTTGATGCAGGTCCTCTTTACCAGGGGCTCGCGGACAAGCAGTTTGATTTCACCACATCTGCATGGCTCCCCCAGACCCAGGCAAACTACTGGGACACCTATGGAGATCGAATTGACCCCGTCCATGCAAACCTTGAAGACTGCAAGATAGGGCTTGTTGTGCCTTCCTATGTCACTATAAACTCCATTGAAGAGCTCAATGCCAACAAGGATAAGTTCGACGGCCAGATTATCGGCATTGACCCCGGAGCAGGCATCATGCAGATTTCAGAAAACGCAATTTCCGATTATGGTCTGGGCATGGAGCTTGTTTCAGGCAGCGGTGCTGCGATGACCGCTTCCTTGAAAAAAGCTATCGACTCTGAAGAATGGGTAGTTGTGACCCTCTGGTCTCCTCACTGGGCTTTTAACCGCTGGGACCTCAAGTACCTTGATGACCCTAAAGGCGTTTACGGCGATGCAGACCACGTTGAAACCCTGGCAAAGCTTGGGCTCAAAGAAGAGAAGCCCAATCTCTATGGCATCCTTACTCGCTTCCAGTGGACCCATGAAGATATCCAGGCAGTAATGGTGGACATTGAAAGCGGAATGGCACCTGAAGAAGCCGCAGCAAATTGGGTTGGAAACAACACGGAAACAGTTAACGGATGGATCGGAGAAAAGTAA
- the mtaA gene encoding methylcobamide:CoM methyltransferase MtaA, whose amino-acid sequence MEKPNFRTEMLRTLEGKTPAQIPVGTFTTAPVLELMDMSGAARPEADSQPEKMAVLAFSQYVNASFETLRYPFDVVVLAEALGCSIDPGTKARTPAVLKGPMEISPAVPELPEDLLERGRIPAVLEATEILREKAGSKLPLIVGMEGPGDLATSLCGITNFLKWTVKSPHIVTRLVELCTDACIVYGRECLKRGADVVVIADAVSSPVMISPDAFRSLIKPGMSRIPKALGSGKSVLHICGAADPIIVDMAECGFDGLSLEEGIKDLKNAVETAHESGVAVIGSVSTSRTLFAGKPEDVKREAFACLGSGVDILAPGCGIAPETPLKNLKALVEARNEFCGRKR is encoded by the coding sequence ATGGAAAAACCGAACTTCAGGACAGAGATGCTCAGAACCCTCGAAGGCAAAACTCCTGCTCAGATACCGGTTGGCACCTTCACAACCGCGCCTGTACTCGAGCTTATGGACATGAGCGGGGCAGCCAGGCCCGAGGCTGACAGTCAGCCTGAAAAGATGGCAGTGCTTGCCTTTTCCCAGTACGTAAATGCCTCTTTTGAAACTCTCAGGTATCCCTTTGACGTGGTTGTGCTCGCAGAAGCCCTGGGCTGCTCAATTGACCCCGGCACAAAAGCCAGGACTCCGGCTGTGCTTAAGGGCCCTATGGAAATCTCTCCTGCAGTTCCGGAACTGCCTGAAGACCTCCTTGAAAGGGGCAGGATCCCGGCAGTCCTGGAAGCTACTGAAATCCTCAGGGAAAAAGCCGGCTCGAAACTCCCGCTAATTGTGGGGATGGAAGGCCCCGGAGACCTTGCAACTTCCCTTTGTGGGATCACGAATTTCCTGAAGTGGACGGTCAAGAGCCCCCATATCGTAACCAGGCTTGTTGAACTCTGCACAGATGCCTGCATTGTGTATGGCAGGGAATGCCTGAAAAGAGGAGCAGATGTGGTAGTCATCGCAGATGCCGTCTCCTCCCCGGTCATGATTTCCCCGGATGCTTTCAGATCCCTGATAAAACCGGGCATGAGCAGGATCCCAAAAGCTCTCGGGAGCGGAAAAAGTGTGCTTCACATCTGCGGAGCTGCAGACCCCATAATTGTAGACATGGCCGAGTGCGGGTTTGACGGGCTCAGCCTTGAGGAAGGCATAAAGGATCTTAAAAATGCTGTGGAAACAGCCCATGAATCCGGCGTTGCGGTAATCGGCAGCGTTTCAACGTCTCGGACCCTATTTGCCGGAAAACCGGAAGATGTAAAAAGAGAAGCTTTTGCGTGCCTGGGGAGCGGGGTGGATATCCTTGCTCCGGGTTGCGGGATTGCCCCGGAAACCCCGCTGAAAAACCTGAAGGCTCTGGTGGAAGCAAGGAATGAGTTTTGCGGGAGAAAACGATGA
- a CDS encoding flavodoxin family protein has translation MNAIKILGVSGSPRKGGNTDILLDSFLKGAESAGAETKKVMLREYSIESCIGCEACRKAGTCTRFHDGMELLYPEIEAAKGLILGSPTYNYNVTAPMKAFIDRLYPYYNFTDERPGPYSSKLGDQGRKALVFTVCEQEKLEEMGFTLEALGMPLKALGYDVLDKFLAAGCFAKGAVSKNEALLEKAFESGKKLAEDLLRAD, from the coding sequence ATGAATGCCATAAAAATATTAGGAGTAAGCGGAAGCCCCCGGAAAGGAGGGAATACCGACATCCTGCTTGATAGCTTTTTGAAAGGGGCGGAATCAGCAGGAGCTGAAACGAAAAAAGTCATGTTAAGGGAATATTCGATCGAGTCCTGCATTGGCTGCGAAGCGTGCAGGAAAGCCGGTACCTGTACCAGGTTCCATGACGGAATGGAACTCCTTTACCCCGAGATCGAAGCCGCAAAAGGCCTTATCCTCGGCTCCCCCACCTACAACTACAACGTAACCGCCCCGATGAAAGCCTTCATCGACCGGCTCTACCCTTACTACAATTTCACTGACGAACGTCCGGGACCTTACTCGAGCAAGCTTGGAGACCAGGGACGAAAGGCCCTTGTTTTTACAGTCTGCGAACAGGAGAAACTTGAAGAAATGGGCTTTACGCTCGAAGCTCTCGGTATGCCTCTTAAGGCCCTGGGTTATGATGTGCTGGATAAATTCCTTGCTGCCGGGTGCTTTGCAAAGGGGGCGGTGTCAAAGAATGAAGCTTTGCTCGAAAAGGCTTTTGAAAGCGGGAAAAAGCTGGCAGAGGATCTTCTCCGGGCTGATTGA
- a CDS encoding tetratricopeptide repeat protein → MAKMAKMANTLKDLDRSAEENYGKARVFFKMGKYEEALAAYGKATDAWKKIADLLFEKGKEDSGKESLEKVLEGRSCCGMSLFKLGRYEEALEIVDTILEVKPDSPTEWSNRGFVLSALGRNEESLEAFEKALSLDPASPKILTSKGVVYFRMGLLEKALETFDKALASEPKQASDWACKLPRFSFFSRNKAPIMRPDNAETWYWKGNLFMELGEREKALDAYEHALESDPDHLNSLFRGGGLLCEIGEYKEAYKCYARTLKLSPGNEAAKQGKELCEAKINE, encoded by the coding sequence ATGGCAAAAATGGCAAAAATGGCAAACACACTCAAAGACCTTGACAGATCCGCCGAGGAGAACTACGGCAAAGCCAGGGTCTTTTTCAAGATGGGCAAATATGAAGAGGCTCTTGCTGCTTATGGGAAAGCTACTGATGCCTGGAAAAAAATAGCAGACCTGCTTTTTGAAAAAGGAAAGGAAGACAGCGGAAAAGAGTCACTTGAAAAGGTTCTGGAGGGCCGTTCCTGTTGCGGGATGTCTCTTTTCAAGCTCGGAAGATATGAAGAAGCTCTCGAGATTGTTGATACCATCCTGGAAGTTAAACCAGACAGCCCGACCGAATGGTCCAACAGGGGTTTTGTGCTCTCTGCCCTCGGCAGGAATGAAGAATCTCTTGAAGCCTTTGAAAAAGCGCTTTCCCTTGACCCCGCATCTCCCAAAATCCTGACTAGCAAGGGAGTTGTTTATTTCAGGATGGGGCTCCTGGAAAAAGCTCTGGAGACCTTCGACAAAGCCCTGGCATCCGAACCCAAACAGGCTTCTGACTGGGCATGCAAACTTCCAAGGTTCAGTTTTTTTTCCCGAAACAAAGCCCCCATCATGAGGCCTGACAATGCTGAGACCTGGTACTGGAAAGGCAATTTGTTTATGGAACTGGGGGAAAGAGAAAAAGCCCTGGACGCCTACGAACATGCCCTCGAAAGCGACCCTGACCACCTGAATTCCCTCTTCCGGGGCGGTGGACTCCTCTGCGAGATCGGGGAATATAAAGAAGCTTACAAGTGCTATGCTCGGACCCTTAAGTTAAGCCCTGGAAACGAAGCTGCAAAACAGGGAAAAGAGTTATGCGAGGCAAAGATTAACGAATGA
- a CDS encoding universal stress protein, which yields MTLNNTFQKILIATDGSKYSQKAVLHGMELAKLMGSKVYALYVLDKNAYIPPVLETPIYLGSKWDIVEETLHREGDEAIQCAKKVAEDKEIDYEGVVVEGDPAHAILEFAEQNKVDLIVMGTLGKGGLERFLLGSVADKVVRHSKISVLVIKK from the coding sequence ATGACTCTTAACAATACTTTCCAAAAAATACTGATTGCAACAGATGGGTCTAAATATAGTCAAAAAGCCGTACTTCATGGAATGGAACTTGCAAAATTAATGGGTTCGAAGGTCTATGCTCTTTATGTATTGGATAAAAACGCATATATACCGCCTGTATTGGAGACACCGATTTATCTTGGTTCTAAATGGGATATCGTGGAGGAAACGCTACATCGAGAAGGAGATGAGGCTATCCAATGTGCGAAGAAGGTTGCAGAGGACAAAGAAATAGATTATGAAGGTGTGGTTGTAGAAGGTGACCCCGCTCATGCAATCCTTGAGTTTGCGGAGCAGAACAAAGTAGATCTGATAGTAATGGGAACCCTTGGTAAAGGTGGATTGGAAAGATTTTTACTTGGAAGTGTAGCAGATAAAGTAGTAAGGCACTCAAAGATTTCTGTTCTTGTGATTAAGAAATAA
- a CDS encoding vWA domain-containing protein encodes MIALEILFEQPYEIKDAERFIGLFGAFYPIFLTLRNSRPWPGLQNIAKKSRGAGIACLKLLLPLIYDLMERFSASGDDGSKTDLFKGLDAETEAILREFEKILKQTLLLWESRNSEDLSARNAQHPSPISGKSDIYEAVLSFMQKDGCQCFLDGMLEGLYCRMQEFISEMDENLDLFDTLALLFPGRNWSYSVKELKKEPFYIQLKMLKNYSAFFEKNPDLRRIVNFIGRREFDPPADRIRYSPFGKNRIQTVRFSDSINNLLPMEVAKLLNPALKRKFYADMLEGKLLSYQLLGKNYTGPPRIKPRGPMIVLVDTSGSMHGTPQTLAKSAVLAMAKLMLSQQRDMKVILFASTSQHLEIELSSKKKMSEKFLNFLLYTFGGGTDFNTALASGLKSLKEKDFRGADLLFITDGKSEISDELVLARWEEAKKKYNAKVYSLIVGGSGAGGLSEISDYTYIVEMEPDLEGTGGRVRLIEYT; translated from the coding sequence GTGATTGCCCTTGAAATTCTCTTCGAGCAGCCGTACGAAATCAAAGATGCTGAAAGGTTCATAGGGCTTTTCGGGGCATTTTACCCGATCTTTCTTACCCTGAGAAACTCAAGGCCGTGGCCCGGGCTTCAAAATATTGCAAAAAAGAGCAGAGGAGCAGGAATTGCCTGCCTGAAGCTTCTTCTTCCTCTAATCTACGACCTTATGGAACGCTTTTCAGCCTCCGGGGACGACGGTTCGAAAACAGATTTATTCAAAGGGCTTGACGCCGAAACCGAAGCCATTCTCAGGGAATTTGAAAAAATCCTTAAACAAACCCTCCTTCTCTGGGAAAGCAGGAATTCAGAGGACTTATCAGCCCGGAATGCTCAGCACCCTTCCCCGATTTCCGGTAAATCCGACATTTATGAAGCTGTCCTCAGTTTCATGCAGAAGGACGGCTGTCAGTGCTTTCTTGACGGGATGCTGGAAGGGTTGTACTGCAGGATGCAGGAGTTCATCTCTGAAATGGACGAAAACCTGGACCTTTTCGACACCCTTGCGCTTCTATTCCCTGGCAGGAACTGGAGTTATTCCGTAAAAGAGCTTAAAAAAGAGCCGTTTTATATCCAGCTTAAGATGCTGAAAAACTATTCGGCTTTTTTTGAAAAAAACCCTGACCTCCGAAGAATCGTGAACTTTATAGGCAGGCGGGAATTTGACCCTCCCGCCGACCGCATACGCTACTCTCCTTTTGGAAAAAACAGGATCCAGACTGTGAGGTTTTCAGACTCGATAAATAACCTCCTGCCAATGGAAGTCGCAAAGCTCCTTAACCCGGCTCTGAAGCGGAAGTTCTATGCTGATATGCTTGAGGGAAAACTCCTGAGCTACCAGCTGCTTGGCAAAAACTATACAGGCCCTCCCCGAATAAAGCCGAGAGGGCCTATGATTGTGCTCGTCGATACCTCCGGTTCCATGCACGGGACCCCACAGACCCTTGCCAAGTCTGCAGTGCTTGCCATGGCAAAACTGATGCTTTCCCAGCAGAGGGACATGAAGGTTATCCTTTTTGCCTCCACAAGCCAGCACCTGGAAATCGAGCTTAGCAGCAAGAAAAAGATGTCCGAAAAATTCCTGAATTTCCTCCTTTACACCTTTGGCGGCGGGACGGATTTCAATACCGCGCTTGCTTCGGGCCTTAAATCCCTGAAAGAAAAAGACTTTCGGGGTGCAGACCTGCTCTTTATCACGGATGGAAAGTCCGAGATTTCTGACGAGCTGGTTCTGGCTCGCTGGGAAGAGGCAAAAAAGAAGTATAACGCAAAGGTCTACTCGCTGATCGTCGGAGGCAGCGGAGCAGGCGGGCTTTCGGAGATTTCAGATTATACGTATATTGTTGAGATGGAGCCGGATTTAGAGGGCACGGGCGGAAGAGTAAGGTTAATAGAATATACATAA
- a CDS encoding AAA family ATPase, giving the protein MTITKPGGLNLKETLLEIKSEFTDYFKEREAEINGSLLAVLSGENLLFLGPPGTAKTQLARSICQIIEGGNFYNYLLTSFSTPEELFGPLSLKALEEDEFRRNIEGCLPTAHIALLDEIFKASSAILNSLLTILNERKYHNGKEIVDVPLLSVFGASNELPEEDESLEALYDRFLFRYRLSYIQDDENFKNLLFREPEDFRPIASLPVSEIERLRKSANFLPVDPDVEIIITELRRNLQLQEIEISDRRWKRIVQVLKVAACSSGCPAVDRTMALLLQHMLWNLPEERETIRKTVFKLVVSGGTNTEKLRLDSEDLKTALNIALKNELPVGVVCDSCGEEFRLREKLELHHAACPNHSYTLKHEGNKQEANKQEANKQEANKQEANKQEANSRIYPYDNLVREIESLHERSGKKNTLSQSQREVFEKEFKTLAGRVNRVKQRLEEEKELLRNLMDANIWLSISDKNEALLLHDTGSAQLSGTEALIGEIESLLVLQNKEFRSGESISENFKSGDFRSGDFRSAKSGYSDPDAAKPKAKVQVPDLGSNAGGFMKGLGSRFKLR; this is encoded by the coding sequence ATAACTATTACAAAACCGGGAGGCTTAAACCTGAAAGAAACTCTTCTCGAGATAAAATCAGAATTTACAGACTACTTTAAAGAACGCGAAGCTGAGATCAACGGCTCTCTCCTTGCTGTCCTTTCAGGCGAAAACCTGCTCTTTCTGGGACCTCCCGGTACAGCTAAGACCCAGCTTGCCAGAAGCATCTGCCAGATAATTGAAGGCGGGAACTTCTATAATTACCTTTTAACAAGCTTTTCAACCCCTGAAGAGCTCTTCGGGCCGCTTTCCTTAAAAGCCCTTGAAGAAGATGAGTTCCGGAGAAATATCGAAGGCTGTCTCCCAACTGCTCATATTGCTTTGCTGGACGAAATTTTTAAGGCAAGCAGCGCTATCCTCAACAGCCTCCTGACAATTCTGAACGAAAGAAAATACCATAACGGAAAGGAAATTGTGGATGTGCCACTCCTCTCGGTCTTTGGGGCTTCAAACGAGCTTCCAGAAGAGGATGAAAGCCTGGAAGCTCTTTATGACCGTTTCCTGTTCAGGTACAGGCTCTCATATATTCAGGATGATGAAAACTTCAAAAACCTTCTTTTCAGAGAACCTGAGGATTTCAGACCCATTGCAAGCCTTCCGGTTTCTGAAATAGAGAGGCTCCGCAAAAGCGCAAACTTCCTGCCTGTTGACCCTGATGTTGAAATAATAATCACGGAACTCAGGAGGAACCTCCAGCTACAGGAAATTGAAATTTCAGACAGGCGCTGGAAGAGAATTGTCCAGGTCCTGAAGGTTGCAGCCTGCAGCAGCGGGTGTCCGGCTGTTGACAGGACGATGGCTCTTTTGCTCCAGCACATGCTCTGGAACCTGCCGGAAGAGCGGGAAACCATCAGGAAAACGGTCTTTAAACTCGTTGTTTCCGGCGGGACAAATACGGAAAAACTTCGCCTGGATTCTGAAGACCTGAAAACAGCCCTTAATATTGCCCTGAAAAACGAACTTCCCGTTGGAGTTGTCTGCGACAGCTGCGGGGAAGAATTCAGGCTTCGGGAGAAACTGGAGCTTCACCATGCCGCCTGCCCGAACCACAGCTATACTCTAAAGCATGAAGGAAATAAACAGGAAGCAAATAAACAGGAAGCAAATAAGCAGGAAGCAAATAAGCAGGAAGCAAATAAGCAGGAAGCAAATTCGAGGATCTATCCTTATGATAACCTGGTAAGGGAAATTGAATCTCTCCATGAGCGGTCGGGAAAGAAAAATACCCTGTCTCAAAGCCAGAGAGAGGTTTTTGAAAAGGAATTCAAAACACTTGCTGGCAGAGTAAACAGAGTAAAACAGCGGCTTGAGGAAGAAAAGGAGTTACTCAGAAACCTGATGGATGCAAATATATGGCTTTCAATTTCGGATAAAAACGAAGCCTTGCTCCTGCATGACACCGGAAGTGCACAGCTTTCCGGAACTGAAGCCCTGATAGGTGAAATCGAATCCCTGCTGGTTCTACAGAATAAAGAGTTCAGGTCCGGAGAATCCATTTCCGAAAATTTCAAGTCTGGAGATTTCAGGTCCGGAGATTTCAGGTCTGCAAAATCAGGATATTCCGACCCCGATGCCGCAAAACCGAAAGCAAAAGTCCAGGTGCCTGATTTGGGCAGCAATGCCGGCGGTTTTATGAAAGGGCTCGGGTCCAGATTCAAGCTCAGATGA